Proteins from a single region of Mytilus trossulus isolate FHL-02 chromosome 2, PNRI_Mtr1.1.1.hap1, whole genome shotgun sequence:
- the LOC134707875 gene encoding failed axon connections homolog isoform X2, whose protein sequence is MENENVLFWSKAAGTFLVSSAVLYFAWKKIISKPPKKNYQPDTVILHQIGRGQYAPSLTPYAIKLETYLRMANIPYENVHSFYTPSKKGKVPWIEYNGEEIADSEFCIEYLNDKLGIDLNKDFTAKERGIARAFQKMVEENTYWALAMDRWVFDKDWTACKAMRTPTLIAYFIRRSVRKDTYAVGIGRHSSDEVYHILDLDLRALSDFLGNKKFLLGDKPCQADCSVFGMIGNAYWQSFGNPAESAVKKYRNLCDYCQRMKETFWPDWDECISHGFTKEPTK, encoded by the exons ATGGAGAACGAGAATGTATTGTTTTGGTCAAAAGCAGCTGGAACGTTCCTGGTATCGTCGGCAGTGCTTTATTTCgcctggaaaaaaataataagcaaaCCTCCCAA GAAGAATTACCAACCCGATACAGTAATACTTCATCAGATTGGACGAGGGCAATATGCACCCAGTTTGACACCGTATGCTATTAAATTAGAAACTTATCTGCGCATGGCAAACATTCCTTATGAA aatgtaCACAGTTTCTATACTCCCAGCAAAAAAGGAAAAGTCCCATGGATTGAATATAATGGAGAGGAAATTGCAGATTCTGAATTTTGTatagaatatttaaatgataaactagGAATCGATCTGAATAAAGACTTCACAGCAAAGGAAAGAGGAATAGCAAGAGCTTTCCAGAAAATGGTAGAAGAAAACACATACTG GGCATTAGCAATGGATAGATGGGTGTTTGATAAGGACTGGACAGCTTGTAAAGCTATGAGAACTCCAACATTGATTGCTTATTTTATCAGACGGTCAGTGAGGAAAGATACGTATGCCGTTGGTATTGGACGACATAGTTCAGACGAGGTGTACCACATTTTGGATCTTGATTTAAGAGCTTTATCAGACTTCTTAG GTAATAAAAAATTCCTGCTAGGGGACAAGCCATGCCAGGCAGACTGTAGTGtatttggtatgattggcaatgccTACTGGCAATCGTTCGGAAATCCAGCAGAATCAGCAGTCAAAA aatataGAAACTTGTGTGACTATTGTCAAAGGATGAAGGAAACATTCTGGCCTGACTGGGACGAATGTATTTCTCATGGATTTACAAAAGAGCCAActaaatga